In Agromyces sp. Leaf222, the genomic window CTGCCTGCGCTCATCGATCCACCTCCAGTATTCGATCTATCTAATATAAGCCGCGCTTGCGCGTGTGTCACCCCTTCGGGGAGGGGAAGCCCTGCCCATTCCCACCGCACCGGGCGGCTGGATAGGCTCGCGCCGCGCGCAGTTGCGCAGCTCACCTCGGATGCCGCGGCATCCATCGACCGTCCGAAACGGAGTAGTGCGACCATGATCAAGCTGAGGAGGGGCGTCGCCGGAGCCATGACCGCGCTCGCGATCGCCGGGCTGTGTGCGATCGCGCCGGCCACTGCGGCGAACGCGGCCACCGGTGCGACCGGCAAGGGCTGCACGGCCTACCAGTACTCGTCGGGCGGCTACTCGACCTGCGTCGGCTACATCCAGCGCATGCTGAACGGCATCGCCGCAACCCGCGGCGGCAGCTACGGCGGCTACCAACTGGCCGTCGACAACAGCTTCGGCGCCAACACCAACACGAACGTGCGACGTTTCCAGAGCTACACCGGCCTGGTCTCCGATGGCATCGTCGGCCGCAACAGCTGGAACCAGCTCTGCCGCTACGCAGGCACCCGCTCGTTCGCCGTGTACAACGCCTCGGCACTGCAGAAGTCGGCGTGGCAGGCCGCCTACGACGCCGGATGCTACGTCGACAAGCCCGTCGGCAGCGGCGCCGGCATCCAGGTCATCTCGCGGTACTGACGCACCACTGCTCGGCGGCAGAGCCCTGGAGCGTAACGAACCGAGGACCCCGGCTCTTCACGAGATCCACGTGATCTCCCGAAGAGCCGGGGTCCTCTGCGTGCGGGTTCCACGCGATGCGAGCGGATTCAGCTCAGGTCGAACTCCGGCACGCGATCGACCACCACGTCGCCGTCGACGACCGTCAGGAGCACGGGCGTCGTGGCGAACTCGTCAGGGTCGGTGGTGAGCGGATTGTGCGCGAACGCCGTCAGGTCGGCGCGCATGCCGGGCGCGATGACGCCTCCCTCTTCGCCGACGGAACGCCAGAACTCGCTGGTGTAGCCCTCGACGGCGGCCGCGGCGGAGATGGCCTGTCCTGGGAGGACCGGTTCCACCTCGGGCCTGCCGGACGGACGCCGGAGCACCGCCGAGACGAACGAGGTCCGCGGGTCGTACGGGGCGATCGGCCAGTCGGAGCCGAGCGTCACGATCGCGCCGCGGCGACGGAGGTCGCCGACGCGCCAGGCCCGGTCGGCACGTTCGTCGCCGAGCCGGGTCGACCAGTTGTCGGTGTGGTCGGCGCGGGTGTAGTGCGTGCAGTGTGTGGGCTGCATGCTGACGGCCACCCCTGCCGCGACGATCGTTTCGAGCACCGCGTCCGGCAGTGTCTCGACGTGCTCGATGCGGTGCTGCGTGCCGTTGACCTGCAATGCGGCGAGGGTCTCGGCGACGAAGGCGATGCCCCGATCGCCGATCGCGTGCGTCGTGGTCGGAATGCCGCGCTCATGGAAGAACGCGACGGCTCGGCGGTACTCGCCTTCATCGAGCCAGAGCGATTCCGTCGATTCGCCGCGAGCGTCGGGCTCGAACAGCCAGGCGGTGCCGTTGTCGACGGTGCCGTCGATCATGAGCTTGACGCCGCGAACGTGCCAGCGTCGGCCTGCCCGTTCCTGCAGCCCGACGATGTCCTGGAGGTCCTCATCGGTGAAGCCGGGCATGACGAACGGCGAGATGCGAAGCCGGATGGCGGACTCTCCCCGGCGCTCGAGTTCTTCGAGCAGTGCGAAGGAGTCGGGCGCGGTCAGGTCGAGCATCTGGCCCGCGACCAGGCCGGCCTCGGCCATGCCGCGGAACAGGGCTTCCAATGCCCCGACCCGCTCGTCGAACGTCTGCGTGGGGAGGTGGTTCCAGAGCAGGGTCACCGCGCTCATCTCGAGCAGGAGTCCGGTGGGCTCGCCGTTCGCATCCACGGCGACGCTGGAAGCGTCCGGGAACGTCTCCCGGCCGGTGATTCCGGCGATGCGCAGCGCCTCCCGTGAGGCCAGGGCGGAATGGCCGTCGAACATCGTGAGGAAGATCGGGCGCGCGTCCTCGATGCCGTCGAAGAGTGCGAACGAGGCCTCGCCGGCGCCGAACGCATTGAGGTCGAGTCCCCAGCCGACGACCCAGGAGTCGTCGGTCTCGGTGATGTGCGACACGAGCGCCGCGCGTACTTCGTCCAGGGACTGCAGCCCTGACAGGTCGACGCCCCTGGTCAACTGGAGCCCCATGATCGGGTGGATGTGCGCGTCGATGAACCCGGGTGCGAGCGTGGCTTCGCCGAGGTCTACGACGCGGCCGGCCTGCCACTCCGCGCCGTCGCCGTCTCCGACCTCGACGATGACGCCGTCCCGGATCGCGACGAAGCCGGGGGCGGCCTCCGATTCACCACTGATGACCTCAGGGGTGAGCACGGCGCCCGCCCGGATGAGCAGGTCGCCGGTGCTCATCGCTCGACCTCGGAGAACTCGCTGGCGCCGCCGATCCTGGCATAGACCTCCGGACGGGTGCGCTTCCAGATCAGGGCGAGCACGACGCCGACCACGAAGGTCACCGGGGTGATGGCGACGACGATCACGTTGACGACCGGTCCACCTGCGGTGAGCATGTCGAGGCTCGTGCACAGGAGCCAGAGCACGCCGGTCATCGCGAGGCCCGCGACCACGGCGGAGGGGATGACGAACCAGCGGCGCGCGATGTCGCGGTTGCGCACGAAGAACACCACGACGGCCAGGCACGTGAGCACCTGCAGGAAGAGGATGCCCAGCACGCCCGGGCTGTTCACCCAGAGGAGCAGCTGCATGTAGGGATCGAGGCCGGCCATCGCGAAGAAGGCCACCACGACGACGGCGAGGATCGTCTGCAGGATGCCCGAGACGTACGGCGAGCCGGACGTCGGGTGCGTGCGGCTCAGCGAGACGGGAAGAACGCCGTCACGCGCCATCGAGAACGTGTAGCGGTTGATGGCGTTGTGGAAGGCGAGCTGCGAGGCGTACACGCTGGTGAGGATCAGCAGGTACATGGCGAGTTCGGCCCAGGCGCCGAGGTAGTGGCCCGCCTGTGCGAAGACGAGTCCGGCCGGGTTCTCAGCAGCCAGGTCGACGGCGTTGGTCTCGCCGAGCGAGATGATGACCGCCCAGATGATGAAGCCGTAGAAGATCGCCATGAATGCGACGGAGATGTACGTCGCACGCGGGATGGTGCGCTCGGGGTCGCGCGCCTCCTCGCGGTAGAGGGCGGTCGACTCGAAGCCCATGAACGCGGCGAAGCCGGCGCCGAGGATCGCGAAGAGGCCGGGGTTGAGCATCGCATCGGGCGTGAAGCTGCCGAACGTGATGCCCTCGGCGCCGCCCTGCGCCAGGACGACCACGGCGAATATCACGAGGATGAGCGCCTCTGCGCCGAGCAGGACGCCGAGTACCTTGGCGCCGACGTCGACGCCCCGATAGGCGACGAAGAAGACCGCGAAGATGCCGACACCGGCGATCGCCCACCAGGGGATGTCGATGCCGAACTGCGTGAGGAACATCTCGTGGCCCTGGGCGCCGAGAAGACCGTACAGGCCGATCTGCAGCGCGTTGTACGAGACCAGCGCGACGAACGAGGAGCCCAGGCCCGCGGCCTTGCCGAGCGCTTGCGCGATATAGGTGTAGAAGCCGCCGAGCGCCTTGACGTAGCGGGTCATGGCCATGAACGCGATCGCGAAGATGCCGAGCACGATGCCGGCCACCGTGTAGACGATCGGTGCCGCGATGCCGCCGATCAGGATCGCGATCGGCGCGACGCCCGCGACGATGGTGAGCGGGGCGGCCGCCGAGATGACCATGAAGACGATGCCGCCGGTACCGAGCGCGTTCGTCCGCAGGGCGTGGGGTTGCCCCTCAGCCACAGGGGGGTCCATCCGGGGAGAGTCGATGATGCCCAAACCAAGCTCCTTCGCTTGCGTGGTCGCGTCGCGAGAAGGGGGTTCCCCGCGAGGTGAATCGATTATGCACGCTGCATCCGCAATTGCATAATCGATTCATCATCGAGGTTCGGCATCGACATCTGACGCGTCAGCGGAGGGTGCGCACGCGCATGGTCGATGCCCGAGGAATGAGCGTGACCGGCATCTCGACCGTCGCCCCGGCCTCGATGGTGCCGTCCAAGGCTCCGGCCAGGAGGTCCATGCAGCGACGACCGAAGTCGCGCGGAGCCAAGTCGAGTGCGGTGATCGACGGCTCCGTGACGGCGAGCGCATCCCCGTCGACGTAGCTGGCCAGCATCATGTCGGGGCCGACCTCGATGCCTGCCTCGCGGAGGGCGTCGAGCGCCATGAGGGCGACGCCGTCGGCGCCGCCGACGATCGCATCGACCTCGCCGAGATCGGCGACGAATGCGGCGACGAGCTCGCGGTTCTCCTGCGGCGTCGCGTGAAGGGTTCCGGCCGCGAGGCGCGGTTCGATGCCGCGCTCGGCGCACCAGTCCGCGTAGCCCTCGTGCATCTGGCGACCCCACGCGATCGAGTGGTCGGGCAGGATGCAGGCGGGATGCCGACTCCCGTGCTCCCAGAGGTGGTCGAGGAGCACTCGCATTCCTGCCCGGTGATCGGACTGCACGAGGCCGAACGGCGAGGGCAGTCCCGCCGGTGATCCCTCGCCGCTCACAACCGGCGCCCGCCCGCGAAGCAGTCGCTCGACGATCGGGTCGCCGTCCATCGGGTCGACCATGATGAAGCCGTCGAGGTGCTCGGTGATGCCCGAGCGAGGAGCGAAGGCGGTCGGCATGAGCGTGACGAGCAGGTCGGATGACTGCGCCTGCTCCACCGCGCCGAAGGCGACGTCCATGTAGTACCGGGAGCTCAACGTGTGGTCGGGAATGTAGATGCCGACCGCGCCGGAGCGCGCCGTGCGGAGATTGCGTGCCGAGACGTTGACGACGTAGTTCAACTCGTCGGCCGCCGTGCGAACACGCTGACGCGTCTGCTCCGACATGCGGCCCTTGCCGTTGAGCGCCAACGACGCGGTCGCTCTCGCGACGCCGGCCCGATCGGCGACGTCTTGCAGGGTCGGGACCGCCGAACGGCTCTTCACCGTCTCAGTCTAGGCATGCCGTGCGTCAGTCGGACGGCGTCGAGACCTCTTCGCGACAGGCCGAGGTCGTCGAGGCGGCCGAACGAGTTGGGGCTGGGCGCGACGACGCGGCGTCAACACGCGACATGCGCTCACCCATGCCGCAAGTACCATGACCGGGTGGACTTCTCCTTCGCCTTCACCCCCGACCTCATCGCCGTCTTCGTGACCCTGTTCGTGCTCGAGATCGTGCTGGGTGTCGACAACGTCATCTTCATCTCGATCCTCGCGTCGAAGCTGCCGAAGGAGCAGCAGGCGAAGGCCCGCAACCTGGGCCTGACGCTCGCGATGGTGATCCGCGTGGTGCTCGTGTTCTTCGCCGGGTGGATCATCACGCTGAAGGAGGACGTGGTCGTCTGGTTCGGCATGGGCTTCTCGGTGAAGGACTTCATCCTGATCGCCGGTGGCCTCTTCCTCGTCTACAAGGCGGTCACCGAGATCCACCACAAGCTCGAGGGCGCCGAAGAGGAGCACGGCGGCGCGCCGAAGCGCATCACGTTCGGCTCGGTGCTCATCCAGATCCTCCTGCTCGACATCGTCT contains:
- a CDS encoding amidohydrolase; translation: MSTGDLLIRAGAVLTPEVISGESEAAPGFVAIRDGVIVEVGDGDGAEWQAGRVVDLGEATLAPGFIDAHIHPIMGLQLTRGVDLSGLQSLDEVRAALVSHITETDDSWVVGWGLDLNAFGAGEASFALFDGIEDARPIFLTMFDGHSALASREALRIAGITGRETFPDASSVAVDANGEPTGLLLEMSAVTLLWNHLPTQTFDERVGALEALFRGMAEAGLVAGQMLDLTAPDSFALLEELERRGESAIRLRISPFVMPGFTDEDLQDIVGLQERAGRRWHVRGVKLMIDGTVDNGTAWLFEPDARGESTESLWLDEGEYRRAVAFFHERGIPTTTHAIGDRGIAFVAETLAALQVNGTQHRIEHVETLPDAVLETIVAAGVAVSMQPTHCTHYTRADHTDNWSTRLGDERADRAWRVGDLRRRGAIVTLGSDWPIAPYDPRTSFVSAVLRRPSGRPEVEPVLPGQAISAAAAVEGYTSEFWRSVGEEGGVIAPGMRADLTAFAHNPLTTDPDEFATTPVLLTVVDGDVVVDRVPEFDLS
- a CDS encoding LacI family DNA-binding transcriptional regulator yields the protein MKSRSAVPTLQDVADRAGVARATASLALNGKGRMSEQTRQRVRTAADELNYVVNVSARNLRTARSGAVGIYIPDHTLSSRYYMDVAFGAVEQAQSSDLLVTLMPTAFAPRSGITEHLDGFIMVDPMDGDPIVERLLRGRAPVVSGEGSPAGLPSPFGLVQSDHRAGMRVLLDHLWEHGSRHPACILPDHSIAWGRQMHEGYADWCAERGIEPRLAAGTLHATPQENRELVAAFVADLGEVDAIVGGADGVALMALDALREAGIEVGPDMMLASYVDGDALAVTEPSITALDLAPRDFGRRCMDLLAGALDGTIEAGATVEMPVTLIPRASTMRVRTLR
- a CDS encoding peptidoglycan-binding protein, with the protein product MIKLRRGVAGAMTALAIAGLCAIAPATAANAATGATGKGCTAYQYSSGGYSTCVGYIQRMLNGIAATRGGSYGGYQLAVDNSFGANTNTNVRRFQSYTGLVSDGIVGRNSWNQLCRYAGTRSFAVYNASALQKSAWQAAYDAGCYVDKPVGSGAGIQVISRY
- a CDS encoding APC family permease → MDPPVAEGQPHALRTNALGTGGIVFMVISAAAPLTIVAGVAPIAILIGGIAAPIVYTVAGIVLGIFAIAFMAMTRYVKALGGFYTYIAQALGKAAGLGSSFVALVSYNALQIGLYGLLGAQGHEMFLTQFGIDIPWWAIAGVGIFAVFFVAYRGVDVGAKVLGVLLGAEALILVIFAVVVLAQGGAEGITFGSFTPDAMLNPGLFAILGAGFAAFMGFESTALYREEARDPERTIPRATYISVAFMAIFYGFIIWAVIISLGETNAVDLAAENPAGLVFAQAGHYLGAWAELAMYLLILTSVYASQLAFHNAINRYTFSMARDGVLPVSLSRTHPTSGSPYVSGILQTILAVVVVAFFAMAGLDPYMQLLLWVNSPGVLGILFLQVLTCLAVVVFFVRNRDIARRWFVIPSAVVAGLAMTGVLWLLCTSLDMLTAGGPVVNVIVVAITPVTFVVGVVLALIWKRTRPEVYARIGGASEFSEVER